From the Anopheles stephensi strain Indian chromosome X, UCI_ANSTEP_V1.0, whole genome shotgun sequence genome, the window CTTACGGCAAGATTCGGGGTACGGCGTGGTGGCCGTGCTGGTGGTACTGCTCCTGCTTTGCTGCTTGCTATTGGTTGTGCGGTTACGGCTCTCGGGGTCTTGCATTTGGTTGGTAGGGTTGAGAGGgctttttcgttccttttgcTGCCGCGTTCCTCGGTTCGCTTCTTCGTACGTTTTTGCTGTACATTGTGCGGGGCCCGGGGTGGTGGTTCAGTTGCTTGCTGACATGGCTTGATTGCTTGCGGGTTTTGCTTTGGTTCCATCGTTCCACTCGTTCCACGATActtctctctccccccccccccccatataTCACCCCCACTTTTACACTACACTATCCCTCTCCGTACCTTAGCGAGACCTGGAGGTTTTGCAGAGACCGCTACACTACACCATTACCCCCacaccttcttcttcctcttcctccctTTTCCCGACTCTTGCGCACACACGTAGGTTCTACCGTTACCGGGACGACCTGCGGCGCCTCGACGACTCTTTTGCCAATTCTTCCGGCGCTGTATGCAAGCAGTGCTCGGGGGGTGCGAACGATTATGGCCCTTGCACACGGGGCTAGGAAGAGGTGTCGGGCAGCGGTTACGGATCGGGTTGTTCTGTCGATCGCACACACCGAGTGCGATTTGCataacacacttacacacacgtGTACAATTACGGGCACGTACACgagcgcgagcgcgcgcgcgcgcacatgCATGCAACaaaaccacgcacacacaccatcatGACACGGGACACGGGCACACGtaggcacgcacgcacacacgcgcgggGACACGGGCACGAATGGGGGAAAGCAAGAGAGGCGCGACAGTGCACGAACACCAGTGCGTCCACCAAACGCTGGCTTTTCTTTGGTTTCGATGATTATTTGGGTGAGCAaaatggtttttcttttcgctgaGTGGTTGATTGTTTCGCAGGACGCCGTTTTCGAGAGGCACGATGCttcggggaggggggagggacaGGAAGAAAGTGTGGCGAAGAACCTCACGACGGGGGGGACACACAAAAccaagcacacaaacacttccTTCCTGCCTTTTGTTGTTGCCCACACACGATCTTACGTCACGGGACGGCACTTTACGGGAGATAAACAAGCGGCCAAGTTTTGCAAGACGGGATAATGGTGATACGTTGGTGCAGAAGTTGGATCGGGGAACTTCGGAACCAAACTCCAACTCCAACGAcactttctctcactctctcacatACCATCACACCACCGCAGGATTTTTGGGGGGATAAGCGAGAGCTTTATGAAAATCTTTCCTACTTTTCCTACCATATGAAAATCTAGCTAATCCAACAAACTTCTACTCTGGCGCCACGTTTGGGTtaaagggggaaaaagcaACACCCGGAGGCACAATTTTCCTAAATATTCCTATCcagtttaacaaaaaaaatgtttcttccCAACTATAAACTGTTTTCCATGCATTTGTAtctgtgaatgtgtgtgttttatattGTTCCTTCCGGCTGGCGTTAttaaaggtttttctttttgcactccttccacacgtacacacacacactgaaggAGAAGGTGTGCGCgtgcgcacacgcacacggtggTCGTTTGGaaaaaagcaacgaaaaacGCTTTACCatacaacgcacacacacacatacgcacagcGGTAAcacaaacaagaagaaaagcgCCGCGACTTTTCTGCACTGATTttcctcacacacatacacacacactcacccccAGCTCTGGGTTTGCTCCAGGTCGCTTCCTTTTTTGAACCCCCCTACCTGCCTACCTACCCCCTCCCCCCAGCCCTCCAGCACCACCTTCATTGCCCTTTTCCACCTTCACATCCCATTCTAAAGCAATAACGAGGAAGGTAGGTGGGTGGCAGCAAGGGTGAAAATGGGAAAGCGGCGTTTAAAACGCATTATCTCCTGTTACCTGTGTGTGGTATCTCCAATTTTTCGAACGCAGCGAGGTTTTTCCCCGACTGGAAAATGTATTTTCCTTACTGACTTTTTACCAGTGAGCAATGTAAGCTAGCTTTTCGGGAAGATTagcacggtgtgtgtgtgttgagtgaagggtttttgcctttttctgctctctctctctcattctttGATAGCGTGGAAAGGAATGGACAGGAATGGAACAGGGCGCCAGGGGTTGCGGTAGGGATCGTTTCCCGTACCTGTTTCCTTCTCGTTCTCTGCCGGGCGACATCCACCGGACATACTATCTCGCTTCCGCTCTAGCTGGCCATCTTCTGTCCCGCTTCCACTTTCCAGGAATGAAGCTTGACGGTAGCTCTCGCTTTCTTTCGCTCGCTTGTTCTTTCTCCTGTTCGCTCCACGTGCGAAGCGTACTGGGAAAAAGTGGGATGGCGGAGACCGAAGGTATATACTGCACCAAATTCcgcggtgtgcgtgtgtgctttctcgctcgctctctctctttctttccctctcgctctcgttgACGCACGCGCGCGTACACAACGGTACGCTTCCCGTTTGTTCTCCCTCACGCTCACGCACTCTCGCATTGCCCcccgacaaacacacacacacacacacgtacacgcacacagacgAAACTTGAACCGTGAtgccaaaaaggaaaaaaaagaaaaccaccgTTCACcgtttcaccatcaacacaCGCACCCGTCGGTTTAACCGTCGTAACGCAACGCAACCAGCGGCCAACGAAAAATTACACTTTTCTTCCATACAGATTTGCTGTCACTGGATACGGTGAATGTGATTAATAGCATTTTTCCTGTGCAACCCGCATGAAAAAAAGGATCTAGCGGGCAACAACCTTCGTTTTCTTTGAATTCAGCACTCCGGGACAGtgttggttgctgttgctactgtagctgctgctgctgctgctgttgctgctgctgctgctgctccgttgCTCTGCGCTACTGCTGCGCTCCAGTACGGTCGCTTACTGAACGGTCAGCCGTGGCTGCGTCGTTAGGTTGGCAGCAATGAAAACGCTGTGAGCGCCCGCTCAGCGCCACCGCAATCTCAAAAATCACACAGGTTTTTCGGTACGGGAGTGAGCGCCTATAATCAATTTCGAGCACACGCGCTGGCGGCTCGCTGCTGGAAAAGAATGGCGCGATCAATACGGCGAGAGAGCAGAACCGGTTAAATGGAGAGTGCGAGAGCGAGATGGGAAGCACGAACGCATACGAAATTGGGCGCGCGCGCATACGGCCAATGTACGTGCGCGAGGGAGTGCGAACGAGATGTATGTGCCCTTTTTAGCGGAGCGTGAGTGATTTTCGTTCTCACTCTGTCGCTCTCCCGCTCGTGAGCGCTTACGGTAGAACTCACCGAAAAATCTGAtctgaaaatttaaattcttcgcTGGTGGTTCGATTCCGTCGACAGGCAGCTGCACCTGCGTTCAATGAAATCGCTGCACCAAATGCTTTTTCAGCTCTAGGTGGATTTTGATAAGTTTTagttcatgtttttttttgtatttaagtcacttatgttttttttaaaataaatcacaatACTTGTTCCGATCTGTAGTTTGATGGTTCATTTAATCGATTAAATAATGTACTTCAAAATGTGTTTTCTTataaaaatgattgaaaaataagttttttttaattcgtttgtaatggcctggccgtattgcaaAAATGTTTATCTTGCGGGTGCATAAATAGTATTAAGCAAATATTTAAACTTGATAGATATTTTCTTGTTAGTAAAAGATTAATCTGGAAACCATACTTTAAATTAATCAggctccttcttcttcttcttccttggcactacaacctcgagagatctcggcatgccatttctggctttctgtgacttaatttttcccatagtaaagtagtcagctttacgaacggggaggcggtctggatgggatttgaaccccggccccgCCGTGTGAATCAGGCTGAGCATAACTTAAATTCTTCAACGTAGATTAattcatacaaaaatcccaatCACATTGTTCCAGGGACGAAAAAAGAGTTCCTATTTGAAATGGTACGTTATTCTTAAACACTAGGATCGTTATGAAAACTTCACACTAAAACACTAAAAGAttaatttttaacagcattgtaaagcctataaagaaaaaacacatttagTTGAAATGCATTATTGCACTCAACATTTCAGCGGCATTTTATGTTTAAAGGATGTCTAAAAGACACGAAAAATTTCCTTAAAATAATGATTATCATCTACAATATGCAATGGAAATGCCAACTTTAAGCTGAAAAAATATGTGACCAtggagaattttttttaatttggtaTAACATTGCTCATGCTATCACGGGTGACACATTAATATTGCTTGTTCGTAATAGGCCTATAGGTGGTAATTTTGGTTGGAATAATTCTGAAATTTCtctgttaatttttttgtatCCCCTCctttttgacagaaaatcccATGCTTCATGTGTGATCTCAGCGATGGAATGATTCTACTTCTCCAGAGTGACAGCAAGTAAATAGATGGTAAC encodes:
- the LOC118512021 gene encoding uncharacterized protein LOC118512021 isoform X1, which translates into the protein MEPKQNPQAIKPCQQATEPPPRAPHNVQQKRTKKRTEERGSKRNEKALSTLPTKCKTPRAVTAQPIASSKAGAVPPARPPRRTPNLAFKVIVTPFPPSGENLLDLVYPRTASQFCDDAANVFGADLGNTQPGRALTS
- the LOC118512021 gene encoding uncharacterized protein LOC118512021 isoform X2 encodes the protein MEPKQNPQAIKPCQQATEPPPRAPHNVQQKRTKKRTEERGSKRNEKALSTLPTKCKTPRAVTAQPIASSKAGAVPPARPPRRTPNLAMRQMVL